In a genomic window of Lycium ferocissimum isolate CSIRO_LF1 chromosome 9, AGI_CSIRO_Lferr_CH_V1, whole genome shotgun sequence:
- the LOC132030940 gene encoding IAA-amino acid hydrolase ILR1-like 4, giving the protein MGFLKLVLVFFTLYTVLATPILPDSFLNLEEVKNSSTHFLNIAKSPGLFDWMVKIRRTIHENPELGFEEFETSKLIRNELDKMGISYKYPVAVTGVVGFIGTGKPPFVALRADMDALPIQEEVEWEHKSKIPGKMHSCGHDAHVAMLLGAAKILQEQHDDLQGTILLVFQPAEEGGGGAKKMLESGIFDNVDAIFGLHISATSPIGTVTASSGPIMAGSGFFEAVIKGKGGHAAIPQHTIDPILAASNIIVSLQHLVSREADPLDSQVVTVAKFKGGGAFNVIPDSVTIGGTFRAFSKESFSQLKQRLVEVITRQAAVQRCNATVDFDTNNRPFYPVTVNNKALHEHFRNVAGQMLGTDKIIEKKPTMGTEDFSFFAEAFPGYFYLLGMVDETKGQFVSGHSPFYRVNEDALPYGVALHASLATTYLLEHQLKSTTKDRIVRDEL; this is encoded by the exons atgggtttcttgaaattGGTTCTTGTCTTTTTCACTCTATACACAGTTTTAGCAACACCCATCTTACCTGATTCATTCTTGAATTTAGAGGAGGTGAAAAATAGTTCAACCCATTTCTTGAATATTGCAAAAAGTCCTGGACTTTTTGATTGGATGGTGAAAATTAGGAGGACTATACATGAAAATCCTGAGTTGGGTTTTGAGGAATTTGAGACTAGTAAACTTATTAGAAATGAACTTGATAAaatgggaatttcttataagtATCCTGTTGCTGTTACTGGTGTTGTTGGTTTTATTGGGACTGGAAAACCACCTTTTGTTGCTCTAAGAGCTGATATGGATGCTCTTCCTATACAG GAGGAAGTGGAATGGGAGCACAAGAGTAAAATTCCGGGCAAGATGCATTCATGTGGACACGACGCACATGTTGCTATGCTTTTGGGTGCTGCTAAGATTCTTCAGGAGCAGCACGATGATTTGCAG GGAACTATTCTTTTGGTTTTTCAGCCAGCTGAGGAAGGAGGTGGAGGAGCAAAGAAAATGCTTGAATCCGGGATATTTGATAATGTTGATGCCATTTTTGGTCTGCATATTTCAGCCACTTCTCCTATTGGCACTGTTACCGCTAGTTCCGGCCCTATCATGGCTGGAAGTGGCTTCTTTGAGGCAGTAATAAAGGGGAAAGGCGGTCATGCAGCAATTCCTCAGCACACTATAGATCCAATATTAGCAGCTTCCAACATTATAGTTAGTTTGCAACATCTTGTTTCGCGGGAAGCAGATCCCTTGGATTCACAG GTTGTTACGGTCGCAAAGTTCAAAGGTGGCGGTGCATTTAATGTTATACCTGACTCTGTCACCATCGGTGGAACTTTCAGGGCATTCTCAAAAGAAAGTTTCTCGCAACTTAAACAGAGACTCGTAGAG GTTATCACACGACAAGCTGCTGTACAAAGGTGCAATGCAACAGTTGACTTCGATACCAATAATAGGCCGTTTTATCCGGTGACAGTAAATAATAAGGCTTTGCATGAACATTTCCGAAACGTAGCTGGACAGATGCTGGGTACCGACAAGATCATTGAAAAGAAACCTACGATGGGCACAGAAGATTTCTCATTCTTTGCCGAGGCTTTTCCTGGGTACTTCTACTTACTTGGAATGGTTGATGAAACTAAAGGACAATTTGTGTCAGGGCACTCCCCTTTCTACAGAGTCAATGAAGATGCACTTCCATATGGTGTTGCTTTACATGCATCGTTAGCCACGACTTACCTTCTTGAACATCAGCTTAAATCAACCACTAAGGACAGAATTGTTCGTGATGAATTGTAA